In the Oncorhynchus nerka isolate Pitt River linkage group LG2, Oner_Uvic_2.0, whole genome shotgun sequence genome, one interval contains:
- the LOC115143779 gene encoding probable peptidyl-tRNA hydrolase 2, whose translation MEPSEQQQQQTGPGSGSQEVNPVYLQQLRELDIPEEAAKQALLHTRNVSAEEAAMYYFNKLENEEEGDDDLMFKMVFVVNMDLAMGVGKLAAQVGHAAVGLYQALQEKNSWREMAWKWDHGGAKKVVVQGTNMAHLLELQALAMSLSLPTYLVQDAGRTQVEAGSRTVLAIVGEEEMVNNVTGSLKLL comes from the exons ATGGAGCCCtccgagcagcagcagcagcagacgggCCCAGGTTCTGGCTCTCAGGAGGTCAACCCTGTGTACCTGCAGCAGCTGCGAGAGCTGGACATCCCTGAGGAGGCTGCCAAGCAA GCACTCTTGCACACCCGAAACGTGTCTGCTGAGGAGGCTGCCATGTACTACTTTAACAAGCTGGAGAATGAG GAGGAAGGAGACGACGACCTCATGTTCAAGATGGTGTTTGTGGTGAACATGGACCTGGCCATGGGTGTGGGAAAG CTGGCTGCGCAGGTGGGCCACGCAGCTGTGGGGCTCTACCAGGCCCTGCAGGAAAAGAACAGCTGGAGGGAGATGGCCTGGAAGTGGGACCATGGCGG GGCGAAGAAGGTGGTGGTGCAGGGGACCAACATGGCCCACCTTTTGGAGCTGCAGGCCCTGGCCATGAGCCTTAGCCTGCCCACATACCTGGTCCAGGATGCCGGACGCACCCAG GTGGAAGCCGGCTCACGCACTGTCCTGGCCATCgttggggaggaggagatggtgaaCAATGTCACTGGAAGTCTGAAGCTGCTCTGA